One Homo sapiens chromosome 13, GRCh38.p14 Primary Assembly genomic window carries:
- the TNFSF13B gene encoding tumor necrosis factor ligand superfamily member 13B isoform X1, which translates to MDDSTEREQSRLTSCLKKREEMKLKECVSILPRKESPSVRSSKDGKLLAATLLLALLSCCLTVVSFYQVAALQGDLASLRAELQGHHAEKLPAGAGAPKAGLEEAPAVTAGLKIFEPPAPGEGNSSQNSRNKRAVQGPEETVTQDCLQLIADSETPTIQKGSLLLPHLGQGMERFLRLETFCQTLQILFPLWESKENLY; encoded by the exons ATGGATGACTCCACAGAAAGGGAGCAGTCACGCCTTACTTCTTGCcttaagaaaagagaagaaatgaaactgAAGGAGTGTGTTTCCATCCTCCCACGGAAGGAAAGCCCCTCTGTCCGATCCTCCAAAGACGGAAAGCTGCTGGCTGCAACCTTGCTGCTGGCACTGCTGTCTTGCTGCCTCACGGTGGTGTCTTTCTACCAGGTGGCCGCCCTGCAAGGGGACCTGGCCAGCCTCCGGGCAGAGCTGCAGGGCCACCACGCGGAGAAGCTGCCAGCAGGAGCAGGAGCCCCCAAGGCCGGCCTGGAGGAAGCTCCAGCTGTCACCGCGGGACTGAAA ATCTTTGAACCACCAGCTCCAGGAGAAGGCAACTCCAGTCAGAACAGCAGAAATAAGCGTGCCGTTCAGGGTCCAGAAGAAACAG tcACTCAAGACTGCTTGCAACTGATTGCAGACAGTGAAACACCAACTATAcaaaaag GCTCCCTTCTGTTGCCACATTTGGGCCAAGGAATGGAGAGATTTCTTCGTCTGGAAACATTTTGCCAAACTCTTCAGATACTCTTTCCTCTCTGGGAATCAAAGGAAAATCTCTACTA G